TGCGCATTCCGGTAACGATCCGGTCGAACGAGCGGCGATGGAAGGTCTGCGCCTCCTGGGTCTCTGCATCCGCGCCGTGCAGAGACACGATCAGCTTCGAGACATTGGCGGCCTTCAGCCGATCGAGCATTCCCGGTTCGGCAAGTCGCACTCCGTTGGTCTGAAGGTGAATCTCGCGATATCCGAGCTGGCGGATCAGTTCGATCGTCTCGAAGAACCGCGGATAGATCGTCGGCTCACCCCCGTGCAGGTTCACCACGTCGAACTTGCCCGCATTCTCGTGCAGGAAGCCCTCGATGTCGGCGCGGCGGATGGTGTCCTTGGTGTAGAGCGGAGACCCCACCACGCAGAACGAGCATTCGCTGTTGCACAGGTCGGTCAGGTGAATGCTGATACACTTCATTGCTGGATCCCGGAATTGCGGCGCGGCATGGTCCGGGGCGCGGGGAAGACGGGGTGCTGTCACACCCGCGCCTCTTCCCCGGCGCCCGGCCATCCGGCCCGACCGTTGCGGCAGTCGTCACCGGCGAGGGTAGTCGGCCCGTCACCGGGTGACGGATCGGCGATCAGGCGTCGTAGGAAAACGAGTTCGCGAGATCGGCCTTGCCCGGGATCGTCAAGATCGCGCCGATTTCGGCATCGCTGAAATTGAACGTACCGCGGAAACGTTCCGGATCCTTCATCAGGGCCTTGGCAAAGGTTTCGTTTTTCGAAGCGATGCGCATCGCGTCGCTCATGCCCAGGCGCTCGGTGTCCCGCTCGGGCTCGTCGGCATCGATGAGATCGCGGATCAGCGACGGTTGGCGAATGATCGCCCGCGCCAGCCGTTCGTCCGTATTCACCAGCTTCACGGCATCGGAGAAAGTCAGTTTAGCCTTGGACATGGGGTCGCTCCTTCTTTGAAAGGGAAAGTAAGGTGATTTGTGCGACCCTTGGGGTTCAGTGTTAGCTAATTTGTGTTTACCCAATATTTCGTTCTACTGCGATTCCTATACAGTACTGAATAATATAGTTGAGTCAAACAGAGTCTAGAAGAATTTCCGTTTCAGACAGATCATGAATAGAAACGAGAAACAAAATTTCGTGACTCTGGATTCAAATATCCGGTTATTGATCGCAATATCTTGGCCTAGTATAGAAATCCTTGATGTGGTGAAGATATTTTCAGGCACTGAAGAAGAGTCGCTGCACCTGCGGCGCATTCCACGACCAGACCGGGTGAGGCCATCTGCCACGTCCGGGTGCGAGATAGCGCGTCGAATGGCGGCCATGGCTGAGCGCCAAGATGTTCGGGGCGCTGCGCATCTTGCCAGCCTCAGCCGTTGCTGCGAGTGTGGCCATTACCGAGACTGCGGGCGAACGGGCCGCGCTCGCGAAACGGGTCTGCGTGGGGGGCTAATGCATCAGGTCATTGCCGGCATTGCGATCTCTGCCGTGCTGGTCGCGGCCAGCCTGTACCTGCATTTCAGCGTCTTGCGGGCGATGAGCGGGCATTTTGCCCGGGCCAAGACAGCAATCAAGCGTCCGATGATGACGGTGATGACCGTCATTTTCTTCACCCATCTGGTCGAGATCACGCTGTTTGCCGCCGCGTTCAACATCATGGGCCACGTCGGCCTGGGCAAGCTGTCGGGCGCCTACAACTCGACCGCGGTCGACTACTTCTATTTCTCGATCGCGACATATTCGACCCTGGGTATCGGAGACATCGCTCCCGATGGTGCCATGCGAATGGTTGCCGGTGTCGAGGCACTGGCAGGCCTGTTGCTGATCGCGTGGAGCGCGTCTTTCACCTACCTGATGATGGAACGGCTGTGGGCGAGTGGAGAGGACCGCGAATAGCCTTCCCGGCGGCCCTATCGCCGCCAAACACCCGGTTCGATGCCCACTTTCGCCGTTTCGATCCACAG
The Erythrobacter sp. JK5 DNA segment above includes these coding regions:
- a CDS encoding potassium channel family protein, with protein sequence MHQVIAGIAISAVLVAASLYLHFSVLRAMSGHFARAKTAIKRPMMTVMTVIFFTHLVEITLFAAAFNIMGHVGLGKLSGAYNSTAVDYFYFSIATYSTLGIGDIAPDGAMRMVAGVEALAGLLLIAWSASFTYLMMERLWASGEDRE